AATCTCTGTTCATTAATTTCAAGCAGCTTCAAAATCACCGTGAACAACTCAACCTCACACGGCAAAATCAATCCTCCGGTAGGTTGATATCCGAACTCCTCCTCCGCCTTATCAAGTAACGAAATGAACACAGGTAGATTCAAAAATCGAGTCGGAATCACAAACCGACGCCGCTCATTCTCATCAACCCCTACGTAAACCGCTAATGAACCGGACGGCGTACGGCGGCGGTTGGAGTTCGAGTTCAAATCGGTTTGCGCCGGTTCGTCGGAATCGGAAGAGGAGTAAGAGAGAACGGAACGAGTCCGAAGAGAGTTGTCCTTCCATCGCTTAACGACTTGTTTGAGGCGAACGATTTTGGTTATCATGTGAACTTTTTTGATAGAGCAAGAAGAAGCCATTGTTGGTGCTGTACTGGGGATGTgtgttagagagagaaagaggagaGAGAGGTTTATTGTTATTTGTGAAAAGAGAATTTATAGGAGAAAAATGGCAGTTAGAAAGACTTGAAGAGCGGGCGTGGAGTGGTAGTGGTACGGTATCTcatatctcaaaaaaatatacCTAGATAATTTCGTGATTCCTCATCTTAGTattattatctaaaaaaaaaaaaaattattcgcACCAAATGTTTACCTCTAGTCTATACAAAATACATTATTAtgtaaattaataaagtaaaataaattataaatttaaaacatctaaaaattattttaattatttataagttcaatTAGTAAAAATTACTCTTAAAAAAGTTCATTTTACTTTCTTCCTCCCATTTTACGTGATAACATTTGATCGGACacagtttaaaaaataatgaagaatttaaaatgtttACTAAATTATCCAGTAAACTGATTGGTCTTTCTCCTTATAAATGTAATAGAGTGGGACCAAAAAGGATAGAAGAGAAATTATaccttcaattatttttttcaaaaatacttttaaatactTACCATTAGAAAATATGACATTTTTCTTTGACTaaccaaacaaaatataatactaaataaaatagaacGAAGGAAgtactaaaattattttattatatgatctGCCTTTCAAATGGATTGGCTTTTAATTTACgtaatattataatatgaaatataaatttatgcctcagaaaaatagaaagggggaaaatgttcaTACTTAAAAATAGCATGATCGAGCGAAGTGAACAAATGTAGATATATTTAGCGAGATGCATGTTAAAATTGGTTAAACTTTCAATTGTGTATATTTAAATCATTTGTGTATTTTACACCTTAGATATATAGGATTTAAATGCATGTAAAACGGATTGAAATTTTCAGATAGGTATATTTGcctttttaagtaatttttttaattaaattagaacaGGCAATGTTAGAGTTTTTTACCATGTTAGAAATTTGAATTGAGTAAACTAATAACATCATTACATGAATGATAATATGGagaaaagttaatttttttgaaattcttttaaataattcatttaatttaagtCATGGAAAAGTCTTAACGGTTTACTTAATATAACTGTTACCTTTATTAGGAAATCAGAGTggataattaatttgaaaataatatgttaGATAAATTTACTCTACATTCATCATTAATGTAAAAAGGTGTTCCGACTAATTtgcatttttaattgatttaaacacattttaaaaagaaaatcattggAAAATTAGTCACAAAAATCCACGAGCTATAATAATcttaatacatgaataaattTCTTATCTCAATTTAATACTACTTTTTTTCACCATATTGATTTTCTTCATGTTTATTCGACTAacgataaaaaatagaaaaaaaataaattaataattttctttttctaaatgaCACTATGTTTGGGCTCGGACATAAATATCGTTATAGTATATTGTactatatattttgattaattatttttaaataatcatgattaaaaaataagtcGTACTTCGAAggtaattaatataataaaagattgagttctattaatttttttaactctgAATTATTAGCCCATCGAGTTATTACTATTGGcaactaattattaattatttataacatTTATCATATACTGCTttgttataaattaattatatagtaCGCATTGACTCGATGACTTTATAACACTTTGGCTTTGATGTTTTTGGACTCTAAATTATTGAGCCAATTTTAAGTTTAATAATTACTTTAGCTTTTCAGATTCAATGcacattatattaaaatttgataaatggTTACTTTAAACACTAATGGTATTGACTCGTAACATTTTGACTACTTCATGATAAAAGGTGGAATTAGAAGATCATATACGGATTAATAAGATATAGTAAGTTTGTTCACATaatgtatttatattataaaaattattttataaaaatgtgtTAGAAATATCAAACATTAGAAAATAGTTATCAATTATGTGATACTtctttttattcaattctaaactttgacatttttttaatatttagtacttgtaataataaattaattttaacttaCGATAGCTCAGACATGTGATAGAAGATATACACATCTCTTCAATAACTTATTGAGAATATAAAAGAGTTCGGAGCCagaaaaagattaaaagaatcaaaataaattattattttagaaagtaattaaaataGACTTAGTGGAAGAAAACAATTTCACTTTATTGAATATTTCAAACGTTTTCCTTTAGTTCATAACAagtatattttaatgtataataGAATTATATCATACACTttataaaatgtaaatttttcttacactttgtaaagtaaatttttttgttacactttataaagtgaaagaaaaacatACATTTTACAAAGAggaatatttttcaagttttgaCCTTTGTAGTGTTTGTCAtataattgagatatttttccatatatgtaaaaaaaaatataaatatttatcgcATGCaattaaattacttaaataaaaaaaatcaagttttgGACATACTGATAAtcatttggattaaaaaaatagttaagacataaaaaattaaaaatatctcaGCATTTTTCGTCATTATAAACtatgatcaaaataaatatctagTCCATAATTTAGAGAAATATTCTTATCTTCGTGAAGTAAACcgctacaaaatatatattaataataataataataatataaactaataaataatcgacaaaatgaataaataataatcaaaatataattattgagtATTACTAGTTACTTTCATTGATAAtagtatataattttgtttttttgtattgTCATTacctttttttctaaaatacttttaacttaaactaaaaatttatctaaaataacctctctatatataaataaataaaattaggtaTATTCTATTCgaaattaaagtattttaagAGGGAGATATTCAGTTACTAGTGGTTAGTCAAAGCCAAACTGAAAATCAGGTTCCATGTTCCCATTCTTCACGCTTCTCAACTTTTTTACCTAGAAAAACTCGTCACGTGTATACAATCATACAACAGATCTCatgttttattaaaaatcttttaaatagTACTTTAAATTgcttataattaaataattaaatttatttacgAAGTACCCAAGGTATACTCTATCTATGTAGAGTAGAGGAGTAGtttgtatttaattaatattactttcattaatattagaatagtaatttatgattttgaaaacattttaaaaatgttttttaagaagAGTGTGAATGCATTTAACTCAATTGTAAATTGCTTTgataaaggaaaaatgaaaaattggcTCAATAAGAATAGATGTAGTACGAAGGCTACAATAACATGTTATAgtcaaaaatatatagattGTAGTGTAGAGTATTAATGTAGTGTTGGTTATGTTAAATATCGATACAAATTATGAAGAGTAAAGTAGTAGATTACTATTGTCTTGATGAGTTATTGGTTTAACAAACACTAAAAATCGAtaacccaattttttttatatgtatataaaatcaTTAGAATCTTGTTAACCctatcaaaataatttgatttaatttattagtcagttcaataacccaataattttttttaataaatctttTTGATCCAATAAGATTTTTTCTCGGTTTAATTCTTGGACACCCCTTATTATATTCACGTTATTTCGTATTAATTGTCAaagttcttttttatataatcataaaaagctttaaataaattattttttttctaatttatattttaattttctcaatgtaattaatatagtattatttactttaaaaataatttattatagaatgtatattttgaaataaacattttttataaatattaaacaacTAAGAAATCGAATTAGGAAATGATTTTCAGTAATGTACGGTCCATGAACGTGAAGATGCTTCCATTAAAAGTAGTACTATAGTATATACAGAGTTgaccaaattaattaaaattaataaaaatagaagataaCAATAATTTGTCCACATGCCACATGACTAAAAATGAGATTAACAGcagattatttttataattattaataaaaagaaatgacAACAAATCAAGAGCTGTTTTTCTCATCACTGGATTAGTTGtttataattaattcttttttgttggttttaatttggtttttattattttacataaaataacatataaacacttctttaaaaattctaaaactttaaaataaaagataatcttgtcatatttcacatatttttattttaggactacatgtttcatatatatatatatatatatatatatatattttttttttagcatattaatgtttacattatttatctttttaaattttattatgaagTTGAACTGAGACACACAAatcgaaacaaaaaaaataactgaTGTTGAGCATGAGCCTATGCAGATTGATACTTCCTTcgtcattttatatgtcattcttttttataaatagatgtatcataatatttatcattttataaaatttatacataaattatcatattttacttattatatttttaatagagtagtcaattaattttgaaaatatattcatcatttattataaaattaatgtaagaaaaaattaaataaaaataaaaagataaaattatattatttttaatacaaatacaaaagtaaaaatatgagATAAAATAAAACGGAGAGAATATTTACATTTGTCCTTTATAGTACACCTAAAGTTGTATTTACAGTACGAATAAATTTCCACTAAAGTCTATGTCAAATCAAAAACaccattttttatgaaaagacaAGAAAGTGATGGCTCACATTACCAAGAGGACTGATTGCTCCAATAtagctaaaataatatttaattgatatcttttgaattcttatttttttattcgatgtttagtaatattaatattgaaactcaattaatttaaatttgtgatgtATAAGATTTTATTCAAAAGGAAAATATTCTCtattaagaattttttatatttaagtcTCAAACTTGATATCTTTAATTAGGGCAGAATCAACTTTATTTATTGCATCATATTTGATACGTGTTTGAATTTTTAAGGGttgagttctttttatttttaactataaatttcaaaatttaaattacgtaagtatatttttattccTACACATAGTTTAAGGTCATTTTTGACGTTTCCTttttaactataaattttaaaatccaaatttgactaaccataataattaataaattttacgTTGCATTTACTGCTGGAGGTgggtttttttctttcaaacctTTGAATGAAGAAGTTAATGtgtgtactttttttttattttattaaaagtattgaTTCCAAGTTAGGGCAAATATATTGGACCACAAGCACCAAAAAAATACTAATCAACCATATTATATCGTCTAATTTTGGATTATGACTCATTGTTTGACCCATCTCAATTTTGAACAACAAATTATTTATTGCTTCAGTTAATTGTCCATTTTAATCCACACAAATTCATCTCAAATAACTCATTTACCACCTCTAGATAAAATATATTGTGATAGTCAGACCTctcacattaattaattatgtattctATGAATCACACGTCACGTCGCTCATCGTGACATATATTATTTGTCTTAATTCAATAAACCTTAGAAatacttttttgaaaaacttatatatatatacaatttacaCTATTATTGTCGAACCTAAAAAGCAATATACTATTTAAATTACAATGTCTTAGAAAGTTTTTTCACTGTTTTCTTCTGTatttccaatatatatattctctatctcaatttatgtgacacattttgtttttcgagagtcaatcaatttaaatttgataaaatatttgcGTATGAAATCTtccattttattaaaataaaatttttatatttctaaactatataaaaaatatataaggcattcaaaataatcaaaaaaatataggaAATGTTTATGGTAAAAAATagacttatttaaatttaaacattaaaaaaatgtcacataaattgagacataGGAAACGTGACATTTGTCTAAGGTGTAATTTGtaattctctctttttcaaAAGGCTACTAATCTAGAAATTTGTTGGTTCTTCTTTTTTGACTCATCACATCACATTTTATATCAATGTAATATATTTCCTttaaagcaaaagaattataataatagtaataaatgaGAGGCAAAAAATGCAGTAGATGTTAATTTTCCATCATGTGAAAAAGGTTTACCATTTATAGAATGGTCCTGTACTAGACTTGGAGGGTGGGCTATCACTCTTTAAAGGTGTTTACCACCTTTAATGCAAATTAATTTGTATGTAGAACTAGTTAGGTCTAGACACTAAATTACCATGATAAAAGATGAGTTTGGCCAATTAGTTATATCTCAACTTTGCTCATTAATTTTGGTCAGTCACCAATATCATTTTGTTCTATAACGGTTACGTATTCAGTATGATTACATGATAAATCAAACATGTTTTATATGAGTaatccattatatatatataaataataattagattggccgtattatcatgaattcaTATTGCGTGTCATAAACTTGCACTCGCAATTACACCTCTTTTAATTTATGCTAGTAGTAGCTTTTTGATTTAACAGCTTGCTTGCAAGTTTAATTGCTTATGGTATATGTTGAAGTGTGTAACtatctcatctaaaagcttaagatgttagtgagagcctgtcacgacccaaatcgagccgcgactggcacccacacttaccctcctatgtgagcgaaccaaccaatccaaaccttaacatttcaatgtaatatcatcataaaataatgcggaagacttaaactcattaataacgACTAATTCAATAAcaattatttcccaaaatctgaaagtcatcatcacaagaacatctatgatcaaagtactaaaactaagagtattctaaaaagctaaaacaagtaaaagctagtccatgccggaacttcaaggcatcaagacatgaagaggaagatccagtccaagctagaagcattagctcaccctgatatccggagtaatgaagactggctagagttactgttgagtcgaagatgacggcacgtttgctgcactccacaaataaacaagaagaaaacataaaagtaggggtcagtacaaaacatgggtactgagtagatatcatcggccaactcaaaatagaaatcaatatataccaagtaatatcataaaatcaactatgatactcaacatgtagcaacaacaagcactatatcattaacaattaccgtcaagttcacacatgaggactcaagcctcaataccatactcatttgggaatcatgttcattagattgagtatattaacatctttcaagattcattatctttatttctcttgtgtcggtacgtgacactccgctccctcatattcattaatcctcttgtgtcggtacgtgacactccgatcccctaaatctacgtgtcggttcgtaacacccgatcccctaaatctacgtgtcggttcgtgacacccgatcccctaattctacgtgtcggttcgtgacacccgatcccctaattctacgtgtcggttcgtgacacccgatcccctaattctacgtgtcggttcgtgacacccgatcccctaatactacgtgtcggttcgtgacacccgatcccctaatctccttctatcaattcatcaagccttctttcttaccaaggcatcatcaatcccattattttagttcatcacgccttcttttataccaaggcctcattattaacaaagagattaggattttgcaagatttgagattcaataactttatcatgcttatataatcataattatataattacattcatgcaagcatacaattaagcacatagcagggtttacaatattatcaatacatatcattcgctattaagagtttactacgaatatcgtaagagaaaccataacctacctccaccgaagattagtgatcaagcaagcaaattttctccaaagctttgtgctctccccttctcgatcgaccctctctctctcttcttgttctttctattttctttattcaaaccctctttcttttaccctaattagcatataattaagaataaaagatgacaataataacccactaattaacttaaggttacctcttttaacccccaagtaattagacttattaacattaacccactaactttataattaaagcaggaatagtaaaaaacgtcccttaaaacaattgaggaattccgactcagactgggatttacgcagcctgtgacggcccgtcgcgcctgcgacggtccgtcctgctgtcccgtcacagagttcaaagactcaatttctctgaagagtctgtgacggtccgtcctgccattccgttacgaagttcagagagacgattttcagtacccaatttcagattttctaagtgttttgaaatgagaccctgcgacggtccgtcgtggggtccgtcgcctcagcctgtttttccagaaataaaatctgctgctcaaaacgactaaacaggtcgttacagagccacttttattatttgattatattttcaaCACGTCCCCTCACATGCGTGTCTGATTCTTTTCATGGGCAAAGTACgtgaaaattctttttgatTTGGGTGGCAATGCGATTCGATCTCAAGACATTTGCCTGACACCATGTTGAAGTGTGtgaccatctcatctaaaagcttaagCTGTTAAAAGAGCacacttttattatttgattatatttttcaacagtatatataatatttaacataCCTTGGTTTTGGTAGATTGGTTGGAGAAATTTAAAGGACATGATAGGTTTTTAAATATTGGTAGGTTGAAATTGTAGTTTGGGAAGTATTGCAGTTTTAAATGCATTTGAAACTCCAAACAACATTGTACTAAGATTTCACTTGGACTATCATTTTGATACTTTACATATTGTTCATGAATTTTAGGCTATATAAAATTTCTACACATTTGTGTTTAGAATTATTATACTTGTCAAAAGCTTCGTGTTGAAGTTGTTTTGTGTTTTATCTACGACTAGAACTACACCTGAGTCTCATATAAGTTGAGGTTGCTATACGAATACTCATTTTGCCATTAAACTTGTActatatcattatcatcatgataaataaaataaaagtgaaaaatatacGTAAAATTTTCATACAAGTCTAAAATCTATCCTCAACTAGTAGTAGCTATCACCTGTGagtatttttcttctattgcgCTCCTATCATTATCTAAATTTATACCAACTACCAGGCAGTTGTAGGTCATTTGAGACCATTTCCTTCCATGGTAATTTTAGGTCCACTTCGTACCCTTTTAACGCCTAACTTATCATAGTTTCATATCTACAGACTGATGTATGTATCTATAGGTCAACACATAACATATCCAAATCATCTTTAAGTGATATTCTCACCTTTTATCGTCAATATGTGCTACTTCCACTTCTAGTAAATGTACACATATTTTAGCAGCCCAACATTCACTACACTCTTCACCAAAGAGAACAATAGGCACCTCAAGATGCCAGTTGGTGCAAAAGCAGCAGCAGcatcaaaattgaatttttcaCAATTACTGTGGACTATATATCCGATACATTTATGTCATAAATAATTTGTCCTACAAAAAAGATATGGGTATATCGACCCTCTTTTCTCTTGACGAACCCTGCTTCCTCACATTTATAGGTGTTAAAGCTAAATCAATCTATCTAAATCAGGCAGATTTCAACTTGGCAGATGTGGATGCCAGATGTGAAAGGGTTCTGTGTCCAACAAACAGTAAGAAGATCCCTAAGAATCCAAGTGCTTTCAGTGTTGTGAACAGATTCAACTGCACgcagaaaataaataaatcaatatatatgtaGAGTCAGCAAGCAAAAGTATTTTGtctaacaaataaatttttcttgTGGAATTAGAGCCTTCCACAGATTTATGAGGGCAGCTGAATATCCATCAGTGTTTTTCCCGTGGCAGGTCATTTAGGATTTCATTGTCAAATGAAAAAAGTTAAGCTCAAGTGTGGGCAATGGATACTTATTCTAGTTTTCTATCTCGTGCTTATAAGTACTGATCTACCAGTTAATGATTTATCAAGAAGCACTAGATAAGCAGATTCAGGActaattcaccatttaaaataaGGGTCAAATAAACTGTGCCTGGTACTAGTGTTGCAAATGATAGCTACAGTGAAGAGTTTGACACTTGTGCTATAGCTACAACTATTCAACAACTAACGTGGCAGTTGTGAGTAATAAATTGCTGTCACCAATGTCAGTTGGAACTAAGAACCACATGTATTTCTCCTTTGATAAATGCCCTAAATCTTAATATTAAAACATTTGCAGTAGACTAAAGTTTAAGGGAAATCCTCAGATTCAGTTAATCCTATTAGCTAttaaaaaaggacattttctAAGACTTTGCAGAATTCCTACAACTAATAATGAGGATTTGTAACTTGTAAGGTATCCTCTGCAGAACCGAATGACCAATTTTCCTCAGCTAGCATTAATTTGGTACAAGCAAtgggagaaaaaaagaaagggaCAGGGAGCCTATTCCCCCCTCCTCCCAAAGGAAAAAAACACTATACATAACAGAGGTTTTCAATCTCATAAGCCATTACTCCTAACCCCACCCACTAAAAAGGGGTCTTCTCAAATAAAAGTACAGCTGCTTTTGAAGAAAAGACATAATAATGATATACAGGTAGCAGAAAAGAAAACCAAAGGACAAACCTTCAACCAGAACAGAGAATAAAGTGACAGAACGGCCACAATGGCAAGGTGAAAAAGGATGGCAAATGCTGCAGGTGCTGATGCTGTTGGGAAGTTCTTCAGGTTCACACGTAGTCTCAAAAGCTTCAAAAAGACATGAAAGCATGATAAATTAACCACAACAAAGGCATTTTAGGCAAGGGAGAAGATGTTAAGCTCTACATCCAAGCCAAGGCAAAACAACAAACTGAAATAGAACCAATCAATCATACAGCTAttatctcttatgttttcttctctttaacAATGGTAACAAGGGAAGATCGTGTGCACCAAAACTAATCCACCGGGTACATATTACCCTCATCAGTACAAGTACCGGGTAACTCCACTTACCAAGGCTTAGATAGATGGGAAGAAATCACCTTTCTTTGGTTCTATTGGGATTGATCCCACAGCTATTATCTCTTCTTTTTATACATTTTGCCTTTTTAAGTGTAGGGAGGGGGGACACTGCAAATTTATTacatttgacttattttagaaaagaaaatcaaGCATGGTTCAGAGAAAAGACCTACCCCAACCAAAAATCCAACGAATGGCAAAAGAACAAGGGCCAGAAATGCATAA
This DNA window, taken from Solanum lycopersicum chromosome 5, SLM_r2.1, encodes the following:
- the LOC101252288 gene encoding protein SMALL AUXIN UP-REGULATED RNA 51-like, coding for MASSCSIKKVHMITKIVRLKQVVKRWKDNSLRTRSVLSYSSSDSDEPAQTDLNSNSNRRRTPSGSLAVYVGVDENERRRFVIPTRFLNLPVFISLLDKAEEEFGYQPTGGLILPCEVELFTVILKLLEINEQRFGVLGLDEILMVISESDLDQSCKEAASHGFAPLLRKTRV